One stretch of Marinobacterium iners DNA includes these proteins:
- a CDS encoding catechol 2,3-dioxygenase — MKKGVMRPGHVQIRVLDMDEAVKHYVDLLGLIEMDRDDQGRVYLKGWTEVDKFSVVLREADEAGMDFMGFKCLSEEVVDSLRTELVAFGCEVEDIPAGDLKDCGRRVRFVAPTGHAFELFATKEQTGKWGVGNHNPEAWPRGLKGMQATRFDHCLLYGPNLDRTLELFRDVLGFDLAEQVMTPDGKRVGQFLTASMKAHDVAFIDHPEPGKFHHASFFLETWNDVLKAADLISMTDTSIDIGPTRHGLTHGQTIYFFDPSGNRNEVFCGGDYHYPDHEPVTWDAGELGKAIFYHDRQLNERFLSVLT, encoded by the coding sequence GGTGTAATGCGTCCCGGGCACGTACAGATTCGCGTGCTGGATATGGATGAAGCCGTCAAGCACTACGTAGACCTGCTCGGTCTGATTGAAATGGACCGTGACGATCAGGGCCGTGTCTATCTCAAGGGCTGGACCGAAGTGGACAAATTCTCGGTGGTGCTGCGTGAAGCGGACGAAGCCGGTATGGATTTCATGGGCTTCAAGTGCTTGAGCGAAGAGGTTGTGGACAGCCTGCGCACAGAGTTGGTTGCGTTCGGCTGTGAAGTGGAAGACATTCCCGCCGGTGATCTTAAAGACTGTGGACGCCGCGTCCGTTTTGTTGCCCCCACCGGGCACGCGTTCGAGCTTTTTGCCACCAAGGAGCAGACCGGCAAGTGGGGTGTGGGTAATCACAACCCGGAAGCCTGGCCACGTGGCCTCAAAGGCATGCAGGCGACCCGTTTCGACCACTGCCTGTTGTACGGCCCCAACCTGGACCGCACTTTAGAGCTGTTCCGTGATGTGCTCGGCTTCGATCTGGCTGAGCAGGTTATGACACCGGACGGCAAGCGTGTCGGCCAGTTCCTGACTGCCAGCATGAAGGCACATGATGTGGCGTTTATCGATCATCCGGAACCAGGCAAGTTTCACCATGCTTCCTTCTTCCTGGAGACCTGGAACGATGTGCTCAAGGCGGCGGACTTGATCTCCATGACCGATACCTCAATCGATATTGGCCCGACACGTCATGGGCTGACTCATGGTCAGACCATCTATTTCTTTGATCCTTCCGGCAATCGTAATGAAGTTTTCTGCGGTGGCGACTACCACTACCCGGACCACGAGCCGGTGACCTGGGATGCGGGCGAGCTGGGTAAAGCAATTTTCTATCACGACCGTCAGTTGAACGAGCGTTTCCTGAGCGTGCTGACCTGA
- a CDS encoding flavin reductase: MSFDPKDFRRALGKFPTGVTVITTRDAEGNPIGMTASSFNTLSIEPALVLWSIDKGAWSLAAFTRGKSFAINVLRNDQIEISNRFARRGEDKFADIHTRDDQHGSPLLHGTAAWFGCKTWNVYEGGDHFIIVGEVIDYSYEENVSSLVFHNGRYAVPETHPAVQAPTGPLEARGFLGDYLLFQLRQTLNAYASDFYPRLSHFGVTAEEWRVLTLLADGEAMEQEQICRYVSQPLKELMFTGEWLQDKGLLQVEGSCFRLTEKGQQLATQLLDKAIEHERQVMSCLSEEQQQTLKESLRLLQKGLG; this comes from the coding sequence ATGTCATTTGATCCGAAAGATTTTCGCCGGGCGCTGGGCAAGTTCCCCACCGGCGTAACCGTAATTACTACGCGAGATGCTGAGGGTAATCCCATCGGTATGACCGCCAGCAGCTTTAACACCCTGTCGATCGAGCCTGCGCTGGTGCTGTGGAGCATTGACAAGGGGGCTTGGAGTCTGGCGGCATTCACCCGTGGGAAATCCTTTGCCATCAATGTGCTGCGTAATGACCAGATTGAAATTTCCAATCGGTTCGCGCGCCGGGGCGAGGACAAGTTTGCCGATATCCACACCCGCGACGACCAGCATGGCTCTCCACTGCTGCACGGCACGGCAGCCTGGTTCGGTTGCAAGACCTGGAACGTCTACGAGGGGGGAGATCACTTCATTATTGTGGGCGAGGTGATCGATTACTCCTATGAGGAAAACGTCAGCTCATTGGTGTTCCACAACGGGCGCTATGCGGTGCCCGAAACCCACCCCGCGGTTCAGGCCCCGACCGGGCCGCTGGAAGCCAGGGGGTTTCTGGGTGATTACTTGTTGTTCCAGTTACGTCAGACACTCAATGCCTATGCCTCTGACTTCTATCCGAGGTTGAGCCATTTTGGGGTGACCGCCGAAGAATGGCGTGTATTGACGCTGCTGGCCGATGGCGAAGCGATGGAGCAAGAGCAGATTTGCCGCTATGTTTCCCAGCCACTCAAAGAGCTGATGTTTACCGGCGAATGGCTGCAGGACAAGGGGCTATTGCAGGTGGAGGGTAGCTGCTTCCGGTTGACCGAGAAAGGGCAGCAGCTGGCAACCCAGCTGCTGGACAAGGCGATTGAGCACGAGCGGCAGGTGATGTCCTGCCTCAGTGAGGAGCAGCAGCAAACATTGAAGGAAAGTCTGCGGTTGCTGCAAAAGGGGCTTGGCTAG